The DNA sequence GTCAAAGGCGTTGTTGACCAGAATGTCCAGCCTTCCCCATTCCCGAACCGCCCGTTCCACGGCCGCCTGCAGATCCTCTCTCCGGCTGACGTCGGTCCGCAGCGCGAGCGCCGTATTGCCCACCGCCCGAATCCTCTCGACGTTCCTGCGGGATTCGTCCAGGTCGATGTCGGCGATCAGAACCGAGGCTCCCTCCGCCGCCAGACCTCTGGCAATGGCCCCTCCCAGACCCTGGGCGCCTCCCGTGACGATAGCCGCCTGGTCCTGAAGTCTTCCCATTTCGAAGTCCTCGCTTTCGCCTTCCCGCGAATCAGGAGGTGATCCCGATTCCCGCGGCGCGCCTGTAACAGAAGTCGAAGAGGAGTTCCCATTCCAGACGCTGGACCCGGCGGCAGAGCGCCTCGCTGCCCGAGCGGCCTGAGACACAGTCCCGGCACAGGTCCACGAAGGCGTAGGGGTCCCAGCGCTCTCCGGAGCTCAGCCGTTCGGTATCGGCCCCGCCACCGGCCGTCATCCGCCCGGCGCTCCGAGCCAGGTCCGGAAAGACCGGATGCTCCCCGGTCCGGCGAAACCAGTACTTGGCGTTGGGGTAGTCTCCCTCCCGCCGATGCATGACGCCATGCCAGTAGCTTCCGGTGGCCGAGTGAATCGTCTGACTGACGGCATGGGAACGGTCCAGATGGTCATGGTGGAGCCAGAGGCCCGCCAGACAGGCACGGGCCATTTCCCGGTCCACGAGATTCGCATGGGCAAAGGCACCATCCGGCGTCACCGCATCCAACAGACCCTGAATCCTGGGGTCGGGCCGGCCCGGACCCAGTTCCGGAAGACGCTCCGGATCCAGCAGCGGCGACAGAATCGGTCCGTAGTCGGCAGGGTGGAAGGCCATGAGAATCAGGTCAATCCCGGCCAGTCCTCGCCTGATCGGGACCGTGCGGAGAGAAAGGCCCGGCGAATTTTCTTGACGACCGGGTCGGCGAGCGGACCCTCACCGGCGGCCCGGATATTGGCCCTGGCGTTTTGAATGCTGGTGGTGCCCGCGATGGCGCAGTGAACTCCCGGCTGAGACAGGGTGAAGCGCAACGCAATGCCGGGCCAGACCCGAGCCGGATCGCCCTCGAATCCCAGGTCGTCCAGCGTGAAGCCCATGGACTGGAGACGCGCCATATAGGACCTGGCGTAATTCTGGTAGATGCCCCGCTGGTCCGACACGTTTTTCCATGCGGCGTTGGCCAGCGGCCGTTTCGCCAGTACTCCCTGTCCCCCTTCCCGGGTGTGGGGAAGCACCGAATCGATATTGGACTGGTCGCAGATGTTTACGGAAGTCTGGACCACCGCCACGTCGGGCAGGCCGGCGGCGTAGGCGGCGGCTTCATTGTCTCCCGAGTAGCCCACGAAGCGGATCTTTCCCTGGTCCCGGGCCCGCACCAGGGCAGCCAGCGCGTCTCCCTCTTGAAGCACCGGCAGGGAACAGGA is a window from the Acidobacteriota bacterium genome containing:
- a CDS encoding aldo/keto reductase → MVSPLGFGGAPVGYLGEDLQDVSRLLNTLLDEGVNLIDTAACYPGSEKLVGAAVSHRRGDYVLVTKCGHEVGGARGREWSARLVTNTVDRALRRLRTDTIDVMLLHSCSLPVLQEGDALAALVRARDQGKIRFVGYSGDNEAAAYAAGLPDVAVVQTSVNICDQSNIDSVLPHTREGGQGVLAKRPLANAAWKNVSDQRGIYQNYARSYMARLQSMGFTLDDLGFEGDPARVWPGIALRFTLSQPGVHCAIAGTTSIQNARANIRAAGEGPLADPVVKKIRRAFLSARSRSGEDWPGLT